The sequence AAACATTTTGAAGCGTACCAAACAAGTAAGCATGACTTTTCAACAACTTGCTGAAGTAAATTAGTAAACAATAAAGATCAACTTGCTGATTGAAAAAGGTTTAAGAGGTGGTGACGAGTAGAGGAAGGATCAATTCCAAAGATGGACATTGTTCTACCAAAACTACAAGAACAAAATTGTGAATGCATTGACATGATTTGGTAAATACTACAGCAACATGAGCTGTGCAGTTACATTCAACTCATGTGTAGTACTCCTCTAAGTAGCCAGGACCGGGTTTGTAAGAATCAACTTCGGCATAAGCTTCTGGTCGATCAAAGCAGAGGTCGTTGACACGGTTACTCAGAACATGAAAGATAACTTTTTGGAACCTCCATAATGGATACGTTACCAACAACGAATTGATTTAGTGGTTAAACTACGTAGCCTGAGCCTCACTTTAGGGGAATGTACGGGTCTACACGATCCCAAGACCTCTTCATTAAAAATGGTCTTAGCAAAGCCAAAATATATAGCCTTGCAAAATCATAAACAAGAAACAAGCTCAACCTTCACCAAAGAAACTTTGAGAGTAGTTGGAAACTACATTTGAAATGTTGAGATCAAAGTTAAGTTATAGTCGATGGCGTGGCTAAAAGTAACTTTTAACTATTGACTGATGCTTCCAACGAATGTGATGATTTGGAATATGGAACATAGGCGGCTAACCTATTTTAAACACTTGACAAGCATTttcatagattatatatatatatatccaaagaAATAGGATAACACGGCAGAGTTTGGAAATGTATCAAGAACACAAGAATGCACCAGAAATAAACAAAGCAAGGAAACACCAACGCAAGATAATCTCTCATAGAACACCAAGACTATGCAAGacggaaaaaaaataaatcaagaggGGAGAAACCATTGAGCATCCTTGAGCTTTAAGTTATAGAGACTAGGGAAGCGTTTGATGGTCTTTGTTGCAAGATTGTAGACACATATGTCAATACATGAAACTCTCTTGTGACGGAAACGGTCATCACGGGTGAAATAGATGGAATTTGGCTCAATACCAAGGGTGTGGTCAGCAGGCACGGTGATACCAAAATCGAGAAACAAGGCCTCATCGCCTAGAGAATCCACCTTAATAAGCTTGGTGTCTTGCTTCTTGTAGAGGTGGAACGTCCTATTCCTTTCAAAGCTAGACTCGGAAGTTATTGCAAGGACCGACAAAACCTCTCCTGATGTTGTAACAGCAAAGTTATTGCTAAATGAGATGATCCTGTATCCTCCCATTCTCACTGGATGCCAATTGATCACCCACACATCCTCAAAACTATGTTGTCCCGACAAATCCAGGTGTCGAATGTAGCCATGTTCCGTTTGGACGTAAAGACTGTTACCTTTAAGTACCACATCTTTTAGGCCTCCGGACTGTACATCGAACCGTGTTGAAATCTCATGGTAATGAACATCCCCTTTCTTGCAAAATCTTAGATACGGACATTCTTCAAAACGCCACACAACAAAGTAGTCACCCTTCTTCTCGTCTACCCACAACACAGCTCTCAGATCTTCAGCAGTTACTAGATTCCCAGAAGAGAACTTCTCATGTTCAATAATAATAAACTCATTGAACCCCTTATCTCCTCCTAATCGCTCAATCTTATAAAGAGAACTCTTGACTGTCTCTAGAGGTGGAAGACGGATCCTCTCATTGCTAAACACGTTTATGATATGTAGATCTGATCTGGAATCTACAACAAGGAACCACTTACCTGAGCTTCCTAGGAATCGATAGTTACTTTTCGCCTCATAAACCCTATCTTCCTCTGGGTTGTACAGACGATAACTACCCTCTTTTTCAGACATTATCAGCATTGGAGATCCGGCTTTTGACCCCAACGTCTGCTTGGAACACAAGTACCAGTTCGAACACACCATCTTAGCACAGTGGAAATCTACAAAACTCAAACGTTCCAACAGGCATCTCAACAAGTCCATTGGGAGCTCCGACCAATGCCCGCGGTCGCAGTTAGGAGGAGTATCCATGGTTTCTCGCTGGAATCGTTTCTCCGTGATTTACTTAGATGGAATGatcatttcaaaatatatatatatttcatggAATGATTTTTTTACCTGTTTACTTTTTTCCAAGAAAATTAATCACGAATCTAAATTCTATAGTCaaattaagttttttatttttcttgaaaattggttaagaagtaaaataattattaatttaaacatGATAAgtatttaaaaagttttaaattaaGATACATATTCCAAAGAAAATCACAAGTACacgattataaaataataaattaattattatgatccTTTGCTCTAACgaaaatcccttatatattaaaggagaagcattgtaataaatgcattcacactataatagacacgtggcagcctcacaatgatttgataataaatatgttaacgcgttcacactatattcataaatatgttcacactatattcataaatatgttcacactatatactttgtatttttttttgaatataaaactcatatgcatggttccaataaaactttggatttttcggttcgaatcaaaacaaataacgaatcaaaagctaaactatatatatattatttttattgtttaccgataaagttgggcaaaatatttataagttttgattcaattcgttatcctttttgaattgaaccaaaaaatatggatatccgtaactttacgaagcaaatcaactaatacaattaaagaaaagcaaatcacaaataccaatatttttaggagcgATTATCAAATTCGATctattatatgcatatatatacatatatgtacagaattttatatatatatatatatatatatatatatgttatatatattatagtttatataagttttacaatatttttataaattaaatttattatattaggtattaaaatttaaaaagtaaataatattttatttttgtaataaaacgttattattaaattttcaattattttttaaattttatttacggatcaaatcggatattctttaaaattctaaatcatttcgaATATCACAGTCACCGACTATCCAAGTGGCTAAAGATTGAATCGACATGAATGCCTCCAAATACTCGGATATTCGATCTGTGCCCACAACTATTTATGGATACAGTTgagttttttatataaaaaaattcactaatgtcaaggccttttaatttttaattaattttaattttatctttcatgtattatttagaacaaaaatgtcattaatattaattaacaatatctttatatatttgtcatttatttttatatacttttacatacacatacatgtgcaccttgaggTGAGCACTTTATAAGTGTTTACCACTAGtgaagtatctattttttttctggaagttgaaatatattttttcttaatgcttctttcactaccgaccaaattgtagtgaaatgattagtcttaataattttattttctttttcttgaactattatccgtttacaaactataatatgaaactattgattcgacatgacgattatctaaaatttataacataaaaataaacaaataataatagttttttgtttttaccaaaaaaaactaaaaaatcaaacattctaacagaataaaccaaaaaataagttaaaactgaaccaatatccagattaaacagatttaatgtgtttttattaaaaataacgaaactactaatcacatcccgcgcaaggcgcgggttattacctagtcaATAGTTATAAGTGCAAATCTTCTAATTAacacatttttttcttaaatagttCTTAAAGATCTTTAAGATCTAAATGACCAAATTAAGTTTTGTTAAAAAGGTAAATGACAATTATAtcctaatatataattttatttagggATAATTTAAAAAGAGTCATTTTGGTGAATATACATAGAAATACCTTATTTATGAaccatattttgaaaaatacatctCTGTTTTTCACTTTTGAAAACTGCACTTCCTTATAtgtaaaatgacatttttatccTGATATTATtgtgaaatatttttaagtatttttattgttagtttttacctatataaacaaaaagttGTTGTTGGTATTATCTATCCGATTAATACTGTAAAATTGGAGACTCACTTGTAACAAGATCGTAAATTAATTTGAGTCTCTCTTGCTATTAGTAGATACAAAACCCAGATGGTGCTTTTGAAGATGCTCCATCTCTGATATTCTTATTTGTTAATATTTACTTTGTACTTTAATGTCATTGTTAAAAATAGACATGATAGAATTCCATAGACCAAACAAAATTGATGTTGGCAAGAGACAGAGACGAATTCGACCAGATCAAaaggaaaatatacaaaatcaaattacGTTCAGGAATATATTAGTGAAGAATTAAGAACTATGTACATGGAATTAATTATGTATATTGGTTAAAAATAAAGAACGAGAAAACAAATGTTAGCCACGCCTATTGCTTTTGAAAAACTTTTTTatgaaaagaaatataaaattgtatttaataGGATTTTGTCAACAATATGatattatagaataaaaatattaattaaaattagttaAGACGATCAatgttaaaaagttaaaaataatttaaatgcatAAGTCTAAAGTTAATCACCTTTTAGcagaatattaaatatatttttttgaaatacagATTAAATAAAAGAGGTTAGTTGGGGCCAATAAGGCCTCCACAACCACCAACGTTTCCGCTACATTCAAAGCATCCTTAGCTAATCTATCAGCTATggaatattaaataattatatatacatttcaaAGGGATACATTAGTTAATCTACTTAGATAAAAAtgtagttttcaaaaattataaataagaatgtagttttcaaattaaaatcttATACCGAAGTATTTATCCAAAATTTCCCttaatatttaactatttattaaatatataaaaataaataactaaaaataataaaattgaaaattcctTTTTCAAATAACAAAACCGGTGTCAAGAACTACAAGTTTTTTTCAGCTTTCTCAGTTTCTTTGGTTAGCGTAATTCTACTCGGTATGATCCGAAAACCTCCTAACATGCATGAATCACCTAAACTTTATCTCAAATCTGCGCTTACTGTACATCTATTGTGGTACTTTCCCTCTCAAAAGTCTCATAAAGCTCCCACCTTTCCACCACTTAGGACGCTTCATTCAGTCCCCAATTCAGTTCATCATCTATTGTTGTTGCCTCTTCCGGAATTTCATACGTTGTTGCCTTGTTGGAGATATCTTTGGAGAGTATATAAGAAAGCTCGGTTGGTTTAATCTTTATACCAAATTCTACCCGGAACTGATCACCATGCACAGCCCTAATTGTATATTTCTGTTTAATAACTAGACATATGTGTTCTTTCTTTTGGTGTATGCAAAGCGGACTTTGTAAAAACACTTATAAGATAAAACCAATGCTATTCTTGCCTTGGAGTAGAGGTCTTTCATCTTTGAGGGTTTTAATGGACCATCTCTTTGAGTTTTTGGTGGAGTTATACAACTTGAGTGTATACACATATAAACCATATGACTTATGAATCATTATTGTGTCATTTGGTATTTAccataaaactaaaaagattcAAGATGCACTAATATCTCTTGTAGGTTATAGATGAATGATAAATCATTAATAATACCGTTGCATTGCTTCCATATATAAGGTTTTTAATGGACCATATCTTTGACTTTTTTGGTGGAGTTACTCAACTTGAGTGTATACACATATAAACCATATGACTCTTGAAGCAGTATTGTATCATCTGGTATTTACGATAAAACTAAAACGATTCAAGATGCATGCACTAACATCTCTAGTAGGTGAAGATCAATGATAAATCATTAATAATACCGTTTTCATTGCTtccataaaaaaattcaatctaGCTAAGTTACAGGCTAATATGGTCACAGGCTAGCTAAGATATGTTGaccaaaaatacaaatataattcgGTCTAATCGCTTAATCAACTtcttatgtctttttttttggtatatgcAAAGTGGACTTTATAAAAGGTTTAAACAAATGCCATCCTTGGATTAAAGGTCTTACATCCTTTAGATTTTTATTAGGCGGTGGATATCTAGTTTAGCttagtcatatatatatatatatataatagaaaatactctatataatatattttcaaagttacgATATCTGTATAAATTTGGAGATTTCTAGTTTTAAATCTAAAAGAAGAAGATTCACTAGTTTGGCCCTCAGAATACAAGAGtcacaaaatagaaaaaaaatgtgttCTGTCACGAGTAAGTGACATAAAATTATTGACAAATATCCGGGGTCGGCCTAAAATTTATACAAATTTGGGGACATGTGGCGGTTTTTAAgtaaaaattttctttttacaaatttgggGATTCAAAAATTTTTTTGGGGGCCTATTCatatgtaattttttcaaaaaatttggggGTCTTTTGCGAATGTTTCACTCCGCATGGTCCAGGACCGGTCCTGCAAATATCAAACATCCTAAAACATCCTAAGTATGCTGTAAATAAAGCAATTTCATAGTCAAATATGAAAATAGCACATGAGTGTAAAACTCGAAAAAGAAATAGCTAAACCTTGATTCGTGCACATATGTGAATGTTTTTTTCTATTAATTTGATGATATTTCGGATTTATGGAAGAATCTAGACTAATCATAAATGGAAGATACAACCTATGTATACTTTTTCTCGGACCTATggaatgtttttaaatattttatgtgtTTGCATTTATAAATGAtcgaatatttttaatatttgaacaTGTGTTAGTTATTTATATTACGTTTAGATGTTAAAACAATTTAAGAGATAGATTTTtcttgaatttttattttactttttgatGTAGTATTTTGTTAATGATTTGTGTATTTAACTATTAAACCTAAGTTATATTACCCTTGcgttcaaattttttattaagttttggttctctataaattatttgtttatagatataaaatttaaaatgttttatcagttttattttggtataaatCTGTTATATGATTTTACTCATTTTGACATATTATTATCACATGATAATTTTTTCTACTTTATACAGAAATATATTTGTCAAAATCAAAATTCAATGAATTAATAGATTTTTGTGTAGATGATAACaatatataaattgtatttagttttgtatttatattattcttagattttgatttagtaaataaaaataaataaaattttcaatatattatatattgtactattttacactaaaatttaatatcatttttaaatcaatataattttatgtttatgaaaataaattagatgacccttaaatttaatttaataaattatatagaaCAATCCTAGAAAGtatttttatagttatatacAGTCTTCACAAATGATTGTATtgtttttacttatttatatgtttgaatatttaaattaaaaaattattaaaaaaagtgAGACAAACTAAACGGATAAGGAAAACTATCTGTAACATGATATAATTATAAGTACTTGTATAATGATTACTTACATAATATACTTTTGAGATTATATGGTACCATTGGTTGTTTGTATTTTATGAATATTCTGTAACTCTTCTTAAAAATGTATAAGTTGTTTGAATATAATATTAGTTATTTagaataaagaaaaattaattagtttgaTTAACATATTAGATTGTTAGTAAGTAGTCAaagtattaattaattttttgaataGCAAATTAAGTAAATTTGATGCTTGttttaaatgacaaaaatattaatgataatctatctatctatactattatttgaaaaatgaatttgcttacttgtcatGTTCTCCATGATTATAGGACCAATATCAGTTTACTTAAACAATTTTAGTTAGACTAATTATTTTCgttgatattttaatatataattatataattaattgtttaactcattacaaattaatattataaaatttttctcaaaaataatGGAAAACATGTTTggaaaaagaagataatttcatatatttattatgtttttatatacatattaagtagtatatatacacatataatagTTAGATTTATCACtatactaaatatttaaaataggcttataagaaatattttagtataatgaaaatttatttgttattattcAGTTGCAAGAATaacatttatttgttatttaagttaaattttaatatattttttgtaagcaatggttattgtttttatttttttaatattttttattgggaatggaattatcttttaaaaatattttaaaaatatctggttgtttatgaatgctacctcgTTGTTAGTTGATATTTTAATGTATAAttatatcattaattatttaactgattaaaaattaatattataaaaattatctaaaaaaataatggaaaACATGTTTGGAAACGAAAAAgataatttcatatatttatttttttttttatctacatattttttttcttacttcttattaatttttgcaattagtagtatatatacatatataataattagatttatcattatactatttaaaataggcttataaaaatattttagtataatgaaaatttatttgttattattcAGTTGCAAGAATAACAtttatttgttacataagttaaaaactaatatttttttgtcggaaatgtttatttgtttttttttctaaatattttaattgggaatggaattatctttttaaaaatatctgcCTCCGAAAGAAATTTTTTCAtaagattaatttttatttacatcatgtaccttataaaattttaaaattaactatatttactttttatatttttcaagaaTTTCAAagaattataacttttttaaaattaaaatttctgtaaaaaaaattatgcaaagaaAAATgagattctattttttttttgtaaaaactgtattttccgaaatgatttgttttagttagaattatttaaatttcaaagaTAAAAGACAATGTGAAGATAAGAAATTAtgcttttataataaataaatactattTTATACGAAAGTAGCAGTTTATATTTTATAGGAAAAATTTAGATTGattataacatatttttctttattatagcatttaaaaatgaatataacaATAAATAGGAAATGTTCTTATCTTCTACATTAcatattaatgttttttgtCAAAATAGTTGGTTTTTTGAGtgtttatttagttattatatgAGATATTTCCCaatataattatacatatatccatagttttatttattttgattaatataatatgtaaagTTGGAttcaaaataatgtttttgtgcttttaatttattttgagattttgtaGATTTCGGTAATTCTAAGAATTTGGTGTAATAACATCACGTTATattaacaattatatatttgtttatttaatttgataattgtttttaaattaatatagtaAAAACTGGTTAAGGATaacaacatattttaaaatataaaatttttgtgttgttatctaaaaaataatgtttttaaatcaataaaGTTGAAAATTAAGAAACTGAAAGACtaacaaaacaatataaatttattgtttGATTTAAATGTTTTGATCTTTAAACTAACAGTACATTTATTAGTTTTGATCTTTTATTAATAAGTATTAATAAAAGAATTATGCCTGCAtatgcgggcaaaacacctaagTCATCTCTAACTCAACTGCAAAACACcattttaatgtaatttttacaCTAAAATCTCTCCAACCAATTGTAAAAATcacactattttaatataaattgtaAAGGTAAAGTACAAGACCCTATTTTGTGCGTTATTGTTCACAACGACAATCACTGTTCATGCTCTACTTTTCACAATATTAAAAACTATTTCttacttttattaataaaatattagtttaatatttattagtgacaaaataaatacatataatataataaattcaatatattacatatattgaaataatttattttaatttattagtttaatatttttatatgttaaaattgtaaatattttttaaataacaattataagtgatatatttttgtttaatataattatataaaacaaaatggTGTAGTTTTCATACTAAAATGGTGTTATGAATTGGAGATGTCCTAAGAGTATCTAATTTAATATTACAAAGGCAAAAACTGTAAATGTACGAAGTTGAAGGTATTTTCTTTGGAGTATTTGTGTAGATAGAAATGTTAGTCAATCTCATTGATTGGTCTCATACTCAAATTGGATACTTCAACccaactatatttttatttcaatacATTTTCATTtgataattagttttttttattattttattttcttttcttttctattataaacaacactaaaactaaaaattgaCAAGTAGCATCATGAggtttttaaaatatcttaaactagatcatgtttctcttttctctcgtatattttacatttttacattttttattttcttagatactctgttaaattatttaattagagTGCCTCTTAGAGGCCAACTGATGTCTATAAGAGCATAAATATCGTCGACTCTTAAAGGGATTTTTGCACTGTTCGTGTCAGTGGACtctacaaaaaagaagaagaaccggttACTAAAGTTGCAAAATAAGGACCGCTTTTGGAGATGTCCTTGCATTGTTCGCGGATCCTACTGATACGTGGCGGCCAgcgatcatttttttttttgtaatcagataaaaaaaaacctcaaatgGGATTTTAgcgttaatcatgctctaagataAGGTTACTAGCCTACCAGTAAACTCGAGTGGACAATAAAGAGTGGAAGGTATCAACATCAATACTACTTTTATCTATAACCACAGCTTCATAGTTTGCTTCTCTTTAGGACATCGAGCCCAATGAAAACCCCTATAAATCACAAtctatttgaaaaataatttatttctaaaaagtTTGGTGAGTGGAAGCCTGTCGTATAAACTTGGAGACTCTTTACCTACTCCCTAACTCCTCCTCTTCATCCTGTTTCCAATATTAAACTcacttctcttctttcttctccttgtcttttaCAGTTTCTTTCTCTGGATTTCCCCTCAAAAGGTAACTTAtagtttctcttcttcttcatcctggAACTTTTAGGCTTCTTATTGTAGGTTTTCTTCTGAATCATCATGTCTTAACATCTCAGATGAGTAACAAGAGA comes from Brassica rapa cultivar Chiifu-401-42 chromosome A02, CAAS_Brap_v3.01, whole genome shotgun sequence and encodes:
- the LOC103854867 gene encoding F-box protein At5g25290-like translates to MDTPPNCDRGHWSELPMDLLRCLLERLSFVDFHCAKMVCSNWYLCSKQTLGSKAGSPMLIMSEKEGSYRLYNPEEDRVYEAKSNYRFLGSSGKWFLVVDSRSDLHIINVFSNERIRLPPLETVKSSLYKIERLGGDKGFNEFIIIEHEKFSSGNLVTAEDLRAVLWVDEKKGDYFVVWRFEECPYLRFCKKGDVHYHEISTRFDVQSGGLKDVVLKGNSLYVQTEHGYIRHLDLSGQHSFEDVWVINWHPVRMGGYRIISFSNNFAVTTSGEVLSVLAITSESSFERNRTFHLYKKQDTKLIKVDSLGDEALFLDFGITVPADHTLGIEPNSIYFTRDDRFRHKRVSCIDICVYNLATKTIKRFPSLYNLKLKDAQWFLPS